From Bombyx mori chromosome 18, ASM3026992v2:
TATTTGGCTTTTTTAGTCTGTACATTCGCTATACCTTTGCCTGTCAAATggtacaacaaaataaaaaaggcttCTAATCTAACCTAAAATTGAAACATtacaataattcataaaaatattaaataaatatttagatttaatataaatattgtaaaaatactAAACAATCACACTGTTCTAAACTTTTCTTGAAGATATACAGAAATGGCGACCCCTGAAATGATGAGTGAAGTTgatcaaattaaaactgtaaatatttagtattttcacgaaataatttgttaaataatgttatttctGAATTATTccacttatttaaaaatataatttaatttcttaaattCTTTAACATTTCTCCAATAATTATCATCTATATGCCGGTACATTTTGTTTAGTGTTTTCAAATTTCagtagaaaatttaatttttttcaaatttcatttCAGTTCAAGGATTTCCTTGTACAATACAACAAGCTGTCTGAACTTTGTTTCAATGATTGCATTCATGATTTTACGTCGAGGACTTTAAAATCTACCGAGGTAAGGAATAGCTCGATTAGTTAACTATATTTTCGTCTGTTACTTTGCCCCCGTGTAACGCTCTTTTATGTGTGTTCCACGGTGGCATGAAATGTAGCTTAATTCTTAGAGGAATATAAGCTTATTACTTTCCCTGATATAATACTATTTTCCCTGAATTTTCAAAATTAGTTCAGCAATTTAAGTGTCAAAATTGAATACAGCAGTTACTTTCTTGTTAATTATATCATTTGAAATATAACTTTCAATCACTGTTAAAAATACCATTTGCAGCATATGATTTTAATGTAAGAAACCTTATGTTCTGTTCAAAATCTGTAATCTGCCCATCTGTCTGTGAAAAACTACATGTAAATGTATACAGTAGATCTGGAGCACTGAATATGGACAGCCAAATAGAGACTGGCAGAAAATAATTACAGGAACTGCTGGCTTCTATaattctttatttcatttttttctttaatgtacAGAGTCACCAGATTCAGTGTTATCTCATGAATATTAATGAGTTTTTTCTTTATTCTCATTTTGTGGCATTTGTTGACAAATAGTtcaagtaattattatttttggcttTTATTACATTTGACAGGTGAGCATTGTATCCCTGTGATTATTAAAGCAGGATAGCAGTTAGTGGGAATGTTAAATGAAAATGGGTGTTTCATTACATAGATCACTGATTGAAATGTGTTATCTTTTAGGACAAATGCACTGTCAACTGTATGGAGAAATATCTACGAATGAATCAGAGGGTTTCACAAAGATTCCATGAGTTCCAAATGCTTGCCAATGAAAACATGTTAGCATTAGCACAAAAATCTGGTAACCCTAGTTAAAAAGTATGGTATATTTGTGACTTATCTAGTCATTTTCTTTAAGGTGTAGTAAGAGAAAGCACACCCTATATAATGATATACTTGTGCAAATGTACAGTGTATGTCTAAATTGTTGTCAATAAAGTTCTGTTAGACAGATTCTTTGTTTTTCATTGCTtatcattattttcaaattcactAATAGTGAATTACTGTCACACTTGGTTGTGTTATGTAAGATTATCATGAAAAAGTTCAATTCGTGTTTTTGATGAATTTATTCTAATTTTTGATAGTAATTGATATGGAAATTCATTAATTTGCTAAATTGTAACTTTCATAGACtaatcataattattaatttcgaaATTCAAAATGGAAGCatgacatatttattttttggttccAAAGCTGCCACTGCCTGCACCGTGGCATTGCTTCACGGATCTGATATATCATTACCTGTCTATTTTATCATCATACTACTCGTTGCTAGATTAGAAATCACTAGCTTTATAAGGAGCTgttttacatacaatacattttattttctttttaccaTGAAATCTTTTGAGTTAATCCATTTATAGACAGAGATGATCACTTTGTGAGGTCAGTGTGCTTAGCGAATCAATCAATAGcgaaaaagttaactcatatttgtaggcagttcgaacagcgcccctagcggcaaacgtaggcaaacgttttcaactacatacaaatttgagttacctAACTTTTATGCtatggagaacgttaaaaaactcgcactaagcacacaacaGTGTGCTTGTACGCCTCACTGTGAATAAAAAAGTGAAAGGTACTTAGGACACAAAACAAGGTAAACAAAAAGGAAAATTGTTAGGTGGCCAAAAAAAGGGAAACTAGTTCTCAACCAGTTTGGGTGGATTTTTTTATAAGAgaaaaatgtatgtttgtacTGATCAATGTATTAAAACACATACAACTTGTTTCAATCTTTATTTCGGACATGGCTTAAAGCATCTTTGTTCGGGGGGTGAAAAGTCTAAAACGAAGGAAGACTGGGAGCTAGTGTAATCAAAATGGTAATCATTGAATTTAGCCTCTACGCTATACTTTGCGTTCGCTGTTGGTCCTTCATCGGGATCTGTGTTCAGGACGTACTTTAGTGGGTATGGACCAGACGGAGCGTTGTTGACATTGGACGGTTTTGTACATATTGTATATTGTCCTTCGTGCCTTATTATTCTAAGGATAGGCTGTGTAGCCGCAGGCTGTTTGCAGCATGATGGTGAGGATGGACATAGAGCTAGGCATTTCGGAGGCATGCAGCATGGCTTTGAACACAAGGGGCGTGAACAGCTAGAAGGGCAAGGAGTGCAACTGCCCATTCTCATAGAATTATGTTGTTCAATCTTCCGGAGTACAGAACAAGATACATGTCCCGGGCGCCAACCGCATCGTAACTGCAAAAGTAAAGGctattagtaaaataaatactcgtacagtaatttatttatttaatttatttatttcatttacttcagattttgcatctatattacattcattaatatttcatatagtataccagtatacgcaataaaacaaaagcaataataataaaacaaaaaaaccaaattaacgTCAAAACTACCTTAATCCAAACtctaaaggctggtttggatccagagtgctcaacatgcacacttgtccagtgttgcattattgggTAGTCCAGATCCATCCGCGAGGCGAAAGCCGCAGGTACCTGCTGCGACTGACCCGCATGCGGCGAATTAGGGAAGCAATTCGTTTACAATTCATTGTTGCGAAGCTATTAATTCGCGCATCCGCAAACATCCCCGATTTAGTGGTAGTTATACGGCTTTGAACCATTGGCCTGGTTATTGGTGTCACCAGACTATTATGCTTTGGGCTTCGCAGAATAGCCGTAATTTCAACGAAATTCAGACTTCGACCCGTCCATGGTAGACATGGCGTGGCGGCTTTCGCATTGTGTTGTTTATGTACTCTGCATGTTTATGTATTATGTGCGCTATATTTATTTTCCCGATTTGAATGAAGTTAAAAAAGTTCTAATTTCTATTTAGAATGTTAACTAAAAAGAAGTTATTGTAAAAACAATGGTAACCTGATGTTCAGGTGAATTTTTGGCCGTATACAACCAACCCATGTGTTTGGGCACAGGTCCAGGTTTTACTTCGCGTCTCTCTAAACATCTGTGCTTTGGTAGATCACACCGTCCTAAACAGCTTGTTGATGATTTATTCGCTGTAATAATATACaacatttaaagaaaaaaatacacattaaaGTGTGCATGTAATGTCAGTATTGttacataatattgttttttttttttattgcttagatgtgtggacgagctcacagcccacctgatgttaagtggttactggaacccatagacatctacaacgtaaatgcgccacccacctcgagatataagttctaaggtctcagtatagttacaacggctaccccacccttcgaaccgaaacgcattactgcttcacggcggaaataggcggggtggtggtacctacccgtgtggactcccaagaggtcctaccaccagtaattacgcaaattataattttgcgggtttcatttttattacacgatgttattccttcaccgtggaagtcaatcataataaaatcaaacatttttatatttataatttgagTGCATTGCAATTTTGCGttgacaaaatttaatattctaaTGATCTATTCTAATTAAACTATCACACCACACACTGCCAGTGGCTGTTGCtgaactatattgagatctgaTGTCTAAGTCTCCTCACTCTCAAACCGAATTACCTACATGATTGTTTCaattcagaaataggcaggatttgTGGTACCTTCGTCTGTCTCGCCTAACCTATACAGGATGACAAAATATCTCACCAGCAGATCTTAAGATAGGAATTAGGGTGTTGGTCGGATATTAGAAATATGGACTGAAGCAGTAGTTACAGCCCGTAGATGCCGACCTTCGAATCTTATgtttttattagatttacaGAATTATCTCGTGGGATGGCTTCGTAAATCCGAAGCCTACGGTCGGTATTGGTTATTACGTTATATAGAAGCTGAAGTTGCATACAAATTTTTGGTTTTAGCATATTCGCCTATAATATTATATCGCAATTTTCGTCTAAACCATTCCGCATACAGTGCCGAATCTTAGAACCACACTTATTCAACGCTAGGGGTGGCATGCGCTcttaaccctcttatcgtggtcACCGCTAACTATACCTATATCCTGCCTATATCCGACCCAGGCCACGGAGCAAAGCAAAGCCGCCAGCgcccaaaatatattttgtcgGATTCGCCGGATCTACTCCCGGTGcatttaggctcttcaagcaccgctCCTCCGGACTCCGACGAGTTCGACGtccgaactagcccatagacaacccactaagtttctcgccgggtcttctcagtgatttgcgattccgacccggtagtagatttagtgcagcagtgctcttgctaggggctagtgttagcaattttctcaggttgagcccctgagctcacctaccagcaataccgtctttaccataagggcacacggggcccgtgcccagggcccccattcttaGGGGGGCcctaaggaccgacaatttctctcacacatttattcggTTTCCGttatcgtaatcgtaaccaaaaccagcagcattctaatatcattaatgacatattatatcataccgtatttgattacctataataaatggtcatactcagtaaaaaaatgttattataattccctttttttactttccaaaagggcctcaaattctactgtgcccaagggccccagcctaatttaagacgtccctgcctACCAgtccgcgtgaagttggaatagccccttaggctaccaacgattaggtagaggAAAAAACGCGCTCTTCTGCCTCGACTTACATATATGTAGATCGGGCATTGGCATTGTAAGGGAGAAGGGATAGGTTTTCCTATAGAAGTGAAAATTCAACAAAGTGACTGCTATAGTATGCAAAGAAAATGCTTAGAACATATAAGAATTACTATTTAAACGGAATTATATTTGACAAAAACATGAAACAAATAATAACTCACATTTTCCGGGTTTACAGCAGCATGCCATTTTGTTAGGATGAATGATTTGCTAAAACATAACATAACTatatttgaattgaaattataataatattatttaaactcTGTTTGTTTCCTTCtaagttttacattttttttattaacgaagtacataaaaatttatatcagaaATTAATTGAGTTGATGTTGAACTCACTTATGGGATTGTGGAAAATGTGTTGCAAATAAAGCGGATCTGTCAGGACATTTTTCTTAGTTTTAAAgcaatttattgtttaaaaattaaattttgatccATGTTGCTTGTTGTCCAATTTTTATTTGGCATTCGAATGTTTGACGGAAAAACATGtttgatatttatattgtattctTCTTAAATCAACATAACCTACATGGTggtcaacaacaacaacaacagacCCAGTTtaaccactgaagtatgaaacctataaAGGTCTATGA
This genomic window contains:
- the LOC733107 gene encoding mitochondrial import inner membrane translocase subunit Tim9A, which encodes MATPEMMSEVDQIKTFKDFLVQYNKLSELCFNDCIHDFTSRTLKSTEDKCTVNCMEKYLRMNQRVSQRFHEFQMLANENMLALAQKSGNPS
- the LOC101739601 gene encoding keratin-associated protein 10-7 — its product is MACCCKPGKSNKSSTSCLGRCDLPKHRCLERREVKPGPVPKHMGWLYTAKNSPEHQLRCGWRPGHVSCSVLRKIEQHNSMRMGSCTPCPSSCSRPLCSKPCCMPPKCLALCPSSPSCCKQPAATQPILRIIRHEGQYTICTKPSNVNNAPSGPYPLKYVLNTDPDEGPTANAKYSVEAKFNDYHFDYTSSQSSFVLDFSPPEQRCFKPCPK